One Mailhella massiliensis DNA segment encodes these proteins:
- a CDS encoding amidohydrolase family protein, whose protein sequence is MLGKIGLEEHFAVEETVGHIPAGLKNAEERKKKLLDILNMRVAEMDKYGMDLMILSLNSPAIQETYNAREAVDLARRCNDHLAECIARRPDRFRGFAALPMQDPDAAIDEMERCVKDYGFKGTLVNGYSQIGSPDTAVYLDDKRYRPFWAKMQELDVPFYLHPRNPMNDQRKIYDGHPWLMAAAWAFTVETATHMLRLLCSGIFDEYPKLKLIVGHLGECVPFHSWRTQNRLNRDPRPRPFKLTIQEYLKRNVYVTTSGFCSTPALINTIAEMGVERVMFSTDYPFETVEDASTWFDNAEIPEDVRVKIGRDNARALFNL, encoded by the coding sequence ATGCTGGGCAAGATAGGTCTGGAAGAACACTTTGCCGTTGAGGAAACGGTGGGACACATTCCCGCGGGTCTGAAGAACGCCGAAGAGAGAAAGAAGAAGCTGCTCGATATTTTAAACATGCGCGTGGCCGAAATGGACAAGTACGGGATGGATCTCATGATTCTGTCCCTGAATTCTCCGGCCATACAGGAAACCTACAACGCCCGGGAAGCCGTGGATCTGGCCCGGCGCTGCAACGATCATCTGGCGGAATGCATAGCCCGGCGCCCCGACCGTTTCCGCGGCTTTGCGGCCCTGCCCATGCAGGATCCCGACGCTGCCATTGATGAGATGGAACGCTGCGTCAAGGATTACGGATTCAAGGGTACTCTCGTCAACGGCTACTCCCAGATCGGTTCTCCGGATACGGCCGTGTATCTTGATGACAAGCGTTACCGGCCCTTCTGGGCCAAAATGCAGGAACTGGACGTGCCCTTTTATCTGCATCCGAGAAATCCCATGAATGATCAACGGAAAATCTATGACGGGCATCCCTGGCTCATGGCTGCCGCCTGGGCCTTTACCGTGGAAACGGCCACGCACATGCTGCGTCTGCTCTGTTCGGGCATTTTCGACGAGTATCCGAAGCTCAAGCTCATCGTGGGACATCTTGGCGAATGCGTTCCCTTCCATTCCTGGCGCACCCAGAACAGGCTGAACCGCGACCCGCGGCCGCGCCCCTTCAAGCTCACGATTCAGGAATATCTGAAAAGAAACGTGTACGTAACCACCAGCGGTTTCTGCAGCACGCCCGCGCTCATCAATACCATTGCCGAAATGGGTGTGGAGCGCGTCATGTTTTCCACCGACTATCCTTTTGAAACCGTGGAAGATGCCTCCACATGGTTCGACAACGCGGAAATTCCCGAGGACGTTCGTGTGAAGATAGGCCGCGACAACGCCAGAGCGCTGTTCAATCTGTAG
- a CDS encoding sigma-54 interaction domain-containing protein, which yields MDKKHLFESTVAAESCVAMYRTSGLRNLLLFLLDLLQQYLPVARINALYCTINADVIVTMSDTNKINVSNKFAVAGHLPPLILRERITEDILLGDIKSVISKDEKIDPTFEYDMPYLFHNSMLRIPIFQSTSSVFLMCLWSKENNAFGPDDLEGIRQLLSPLAEELKINLSGIDLDDRKAQKRVEESGREKVTQCPGLHNVKLRVEAVADVDTTVLILGETGVGKEAVADMIHELSQRKDGPFIKVNCGAIPPSLVDSELFGHEKGSFTGALTSRAGYFEMAGGGTLFLDEIGEMPKSAQVRLLRVLTDGTIRRVGGTRAFPVNVRIIAATQENLMDKLDTGRFRRDLWYRLSAYPIIVPPLRRRLSDIPVLLNYILMKKSKKLGLAFVPEADEGELNALCRYDWPGNVRELENVVERALLISRAQRKKTLHFDLAPWTARTLSPKMQTAGQSSQVEKADWPSLREHEDDYIADVIRHCNGKLSGAGGATDILKIQYNTLKSRMRKMNFSLSDTKD from the coding sequence ATGGACAAAAAGCATCTGTTCGAATCAACCGTTGCCGCAGAATCGTGCGTAGCCATGTACAGAACCAGCGGTCTGCGCAACCTGCTGCTGTTTCTTCTGGACCTGCTGCAGCAGTATCTGCCCGTGGCGCGCATAAACGCACTTTACTGCACCATAAATGCCGACGTCATAGTCACCATGTCGGATACGAACAAAATCAACGTCTCCAATAAATTTGCTGTGGCCGGTCATCTACCGCCACTCATTCTGCGGGAACGCATCACCGAAGATATTCTTCTGGGCGACATCAAGTCCGTCATATCGAAAGATGAAAAAATAGACCCGACATTCGAGTACGACATGCCTTATCTTTTCCATAACTCCATGTTGCGCATTCCCATTTTTCAGTCGACCTCGTCCGTGTTTCTCATGTGTCTGTGGTCCAAGGAAAACAATGCGTTCGGGCCGGACGATCTTGAAGGCATTCGCCAGCTTCTCTCTCCTCTTGCCGAAGAGCTGAAAATAAACCTCTCCGGCATAGATCTCGACGACCGGAAGGCGCAGAAACGTGTGGAAGAAAGCGGCAGGGAAAAAGTAACGCAGTGTCCGGGACTGCATAACGTCAAGCTGCGGGTAGAAGCCGTGGCTGATGTGGATACCACCGTGCTCATTCTCGGCGAGACGGGTGTCGGCAAAGAAGCCGTGGCCGACATGATTCATGAACTGTCGCAGAGAAAAGACGGCCCCTTCATTAAGGTGAACTGTGGAGCTATTCCTCCGAGCCTTGTGGACAGCGAGCTTTTCGGCCATGAAAAAGGCTCCTTCACCGGAGCTCTGACCTCTCGTGCGGGGTACTTTGAAATGGCCGGGGGCGGCACGCTTTTTCTCGACGAAATAGGCGAGATGCCGAAGTCTGCTCAGGTACGCCTGCTCAGAGTGCTGACGGACGGAACCATACGCCGCGTGGGCGGTACGCGCGCTTTTCCGGTAAACGTGCGCATCATTGCGGCTACGCAGGAAAATCTCATGGACAAGCTGGATACAGGGCGTTTCCGGCGCGATCTGTGGTATCGACTTTCCGCCTATCCCATCATCGTGCCGCCGCTGCGCAGGAGACTCAGCGACATTCCCGTGCTTTTAAACTACATTCTCATGAAAAAAAGCAAGAAACTCGGTCTGGCTTTCGTGCCCGAGGCGGACGAGGGGGAATTGAACGCCCTGTGTCGCTACGACTGGCCCGGCAACGTGAGGGAACTGGAAAACGTTGTGGAGAGAGCCCTGCTCATAAGCAGGGCGCAGCGAAAGAAAACGCTTCACTTCGACCTTGCCCCGTGGACGGCTCGTACGTTGTCTCCGAAAATGCAGACCGCAGGACAGTCGTCGCAGGTCGAAAAAGCGGACTGGCCTTCACTTCGGGAACATGAAGACGACTATATCGCCGATGTGATACGGCACTGCAATGGCAAGCTTTCCGGCGCGGGCGGCGCAACGGATATTTTGAAAATTCAGTACAACACCTTGAAATCACGTATGAGAAAAATGAACTTTTCTTTGTCCGACACCAAGGACTGA
- a CDS encoding FAD-dependent oxidoreductase gives MIGFKDTITTDVLIVGGGIGGLCAAIASARFGADTLVAEKSDSRRSGSGATGNDHFLCYYPKAHGNDIMPILQETFQSQIGGFHDPKLTLRFLQESIAMADRWLEWGINMRPFGPDYEFMGHAFPGRPRIWLKYDGHNQKQILTAQAKKAGAKILNHTPVVELITADGEIAGALALDVSSEEPAFRLIRAKKVILATGTANRLYPAAGTPGSPFNTAFCPACTGAAQAQAWRVGAKMVNMEMPNRHAGPKFFARAGKSTWIGVYRYPDGRLLGPFVEQATRYIGDITCDVWNTAYTDVLRNGTGPAYIDCTGISQDDLDFMKQGMISEGLTTVVDYMKRSGLDVTKHAFEFMQYEPHLIGRGLEVDINGETSIPGLYGTGDMVGNFRSDISGAAVYGWICGNHAASTVQQGSFREVEHSAWVQERAELYSSLMERKNGGTWKEANLGLQQIMASYAAAGPYNVRSENLLKAGLKYLGDLRKESIASVSVRNAHELIRAVEALDLMDNGEIIMHAARERKESRGMHLRSDYTFTNPLLSNKFLQVWQENGTVHTNWRERWGL, from the coding sequence ATGATAGGTTTTAAAGATACGATAACGACGGATGTGCTCATCGTTGGCGGCGGCATAGGCGGTCTTTGCGCGGCCATAGCTTCGGCCCGCTTCGGAGCGGATACGCTGGTGGCGGAAAAGTCCGACTCCAGACGTTCCGGCTCTGGCGCCACGGGCAACGATCACTTCCTCTGCTATTATCCCAAGGCTCACGGCAACGACATCATGCCCATTCTGCAGGAAACCTTTCAGAGTCAGATAGGTGGTTTTCACGATCCCAAGCTGACGCTTCGTTTTCTGCAGGAATCCATAGCCATGGCCGACAGGTGGCTGGAGTGGGGCATAAACATGCGTCCCTTCGGGCCGGATTATGAATTCATGGGACACGCCTTCCCGGGCCGCCCTAGGATATGGTTGAAATACGACGGTCACAATCAGAAGCAGATTCTTACGGCGCAGGCCAAAAAGGCGGGCGCGAAGATTCTCAATCACACTCCCGTGGTGGAACTCATTACCGCAGACGGAGAAATAGCCGGCGCGCTGGCGCTCGATGTCAGCAGTGAGGAACCCGCATTCCGCCTGATCCGCGCCAAAAAGGTCATTCTGGCCACGGGCACGGCAAACAGACTGTATCCCGCAGCCGGCACTCCGGGCAGTCCGTTCAACACGGCGTTCTGTCCGGCCTGCACGGGGGCGGCTCAGGCGCAGGCGTGGCGCGTGGGCGCAAAGATGGTCAACATGGAAATGCCCAACAGGCATGCCGGACCCAAGTTTTTTGCCCGCGCAGGCAAGTCCACCTGGATAGGCGTGTACCGCTATCCCGACGGCAGACTGCTCGGCCCCTTTGTGGAACAGGCCACCCGCTACATAGGCGACATTACCTGCGACGTGTGGAACACGGCCTATACCGACGTGTTGCGCAACGGCACCGGCCCCGCCTACATCGACTGCACGGGCATAAGCCAGGACGATCTGGACTTCATGAAGCAGGGCATGATCAGCGAAGGCCTGACCACCGTTGTGGACTACATGAAGCGTTCCGGCCTCGACGTGACGAAGCACGCGTTTGAATTCATGCAGTACGAACCGCATCTCATCGGCCGCGGACTCGAGGTGGACATCAACGGTGAAACTTCCATTCCCGGTCTCTACGGCACGGGCGACATGGTGGGCAACTTCCGTTCGGATATTTCCGGCGCCGCCGTTTACGGCTGGATCTGCGGCAATCACGCCGCCTCCACGGTGCAGCAGGGCAGTTTCCGGGAAGTGGAGCACTCGGCCTGGGTGCAGGAACGGGCGGAGCTTTACAGCAGCCTTATGGAAAGAAAGAACGGCGGCACCTGGAAGGAAGCCAATCTCGGTCTTCAGCAGATCATGGCCTCCTATGCCGCTGCCGGTCCCTACAACGTGCGTTCGGAAAATCTGCTCAAGGCCGGTCTGAAGTATCTGGGCGATCTGCGCAAGGAATCCATAGCCTCCGTAAGCGTCCGCAACGCGCATGAGCTCATACGCGCCGTAGAGGCGCTCGACCTCATGGACAACGGCGAGATCATCATGCACGCGGCGCGGGAACGCAAGGAAAGCCGCGGAATGCATCTGCGCTCGGACTACACGTTCACCAATCCGCTTCTGAGCAACAAGTTCCTGCAGGTCTGGCAGGAAAACGGCACCGTGCATACGAACTGGCGCGAGCGCTGGGGGCTGTGA